In Pueribacillus theae, the genomic window GTGGTCACGCTGATTATTGCCTACATTTATGTCGGGGTTTTCCTAAACCATAAAAATGAAATGCAGCTAAGCACAAGTTTGTTGGAAGTTCCTTATTATCCGTTTGATTTTATCATTATCCTCGGTTTTACGATGTGGGGATTGGAAGCGCTGTTAAAATGCATTAATTCTGTGATTGGAATCTTTCAACCAATCCAGAAGTAGATAGAGGGGGGAGAATACGATGGCTGTTGAAGTAATCGGGCTTTTAGGCATCGTCGCGATGCTTGTGTTAATGTTTTTGAGGGTACCTATCGCCGTAGCGATGGCTGTACCGGCTTTTATCGGAATTATCTATTTGAAAGATTGGCATACGTTAACTGCTGCAGTTGAAACAATTGTTTGGGATCATAGTTTTAATTATACGTTAAGCACGATTCCGATGTTTGTTTTAAT contains:
- a CDS encoding TRAP transporter large permease subunit; its protein translation is MAVEVIGLLGIVAMLVLMFLRVPIAVAMAVPAFIGIIYLKDWHTLTAAVETIVWDHSFNYTLSTIPMFVLMGELLYVCGISTELFQTFRAWLSRLRGGLGMATVGSSALFAAASGSSLANTATMG